The following coding sequences lie in one Myxococcus virescens genomic window:
- the gltE gene encoding adventurous gliding motility TPR repeat lipoprotein GltE encodes MNRTTRTMRLFPLLAAVSLAAAGCTSSKATGPGTAKTADPNAGKTEAVQPISNTAKARFEDALKAFDTQKKAKAIDYPSLERKFQSALEADGNLAEADYNLGVLAERQGKLTEARNHYKTALTKKPSLRQASENLAVMEQNAGNVAGAVALYQEVLQRYPDDAQSRARLAEIFRQQGDHTKAMDLTRAALMRDPQSTTALKVMIRSYLDRKQLAMAKLVALRGVKLDAADPELHHAVGLILLQEGDVDDARLSFKKALEVREDYVPSHVELAQLALAAENYPAAEQHLRRILQADGKNAAAHLDLGVAYKGMGQFDKAMQEYDEAEKLDPELAAVNLNRAIILHKVKDAPERASELYRKYIAMAGGEVALPAEAPVFALLREVEVVVNAKREAKFAEEQAKQMEELQKQQQAQMQAAEKAAGAANPPATAATPASGTGPAPQVTPASGNTPPAPAPANGNSDQKNAGSAEPGEPEDDLL; translated from the coding sequence ATGAACCGGACGACCCGCACCATGCGCCTGTTCCCCCTGTTGGCGGCTGTCTCGCTGGCCGCCGCCGGTTGTACTTCCTCCAAGGCCACCGGCCCCGGCACGGCCAAGACGGCGGATCCGAACGCCGGCAAGACGGAGGCCGTGCAGCCCATCTCCAACACGGCCAAGGCCCGCTTCGAGGACGCGCTGAAGGCGTTCGACACGCAGAAGAAGGCCAAGGCCATCGACTACCCGTCGCTGGAGCGGAAGTTCCAGTCCGCCCTGGAGGCGGACGGGAACCTCGCCGAGGCCGACTACAACCTGGGTGTGCTCGCCGAGCGCCAGGGCAAGCTGACCGAGGCGCGCAACCACTACAAGACGGCGCTCACGAAGAAGCCCTCGCTGCGTCAGGCCTCTGAGAACCTGGCGGTGATGGAGCAGAACGCGGGCAACGTCGCCGGCGCGGTGGCGCTGTACCAGGAGGTGCTCCAGCGCTACCCGGATGACGCGCAGTCCCGCGCGCGGCTGGCGGAGATCTTCCGGCAGCAGGGGGACCACACCAAGGCCATGGACCTGACGCGCGCCGCGCTGATGCGCGACCCGCAGTCCACCACCGCGCTGAAGGTGATGATCCGCAGCTACCTGGATCGCAAGCAGCTCGCCATGGCGAAGCTGGTGGCCCTGCGCGGCGTGAAGCTGGACGCGGCGGACCCGGAGCTCCACCACGCCGTGGGCCTCATCCTCCTGCAGGAAGGGGATGTGGATGACGCGCGCCTGTCATTCAAGAAGGCGCTGGAGGTCCGCGAGGACTACGTGCCGTCGCACGTGGAGCTGGCGCAGCTGGCCCTGGCCGCGGAGAACTACCCCGCCGCCGAGCAGCACCTGCGCCGCATCCTCCAGGCGGACGGGAAGAACGCCGCCGCGCACCTGGACCTGGGCGTCGCCTACAAGGGCATGGGCCAGTTCGACAAGGCCATGCAGGAGTACGACGAGGCGGAGAAGCTCGACCCCGAGCTGGCGGCCGTGAACCTCAACCGCGCCATCATCCTCCACAAGGTGAAGGACGCGCCTGAGCGCGCCTCGGAGCTGTACCGCAAGTACATCGCCATGGCCGGCGGTGAGGTGGCGCTGCCCGCCGAGGCCCCCGTGTTCGCCCTGCTGCGCGAGGTGGAGGTCGTCGTCAACGCGAAGCGCGAGGCCAAGTTCGCCGAGGAGCAGGCGAAGCAGATGGAGGAGCTGCAGAAGCAGCAGCAGGCCCAGATGCAGGCCGCGGAGAAGGCGGCCGGGGCGGCGAACCCGCCCGCCACCGCCGCGACGCCGGCCTCCGGCACGGGCCCCGCGCCGCAGGTCACCCCCGCCAGCGGCAACACGCCGCCAGCGCCCGCCCCCGCGAACGGAAACTCCGACCAGAAGAATGCAGGCTCGGCGGAACCCGGGGAGCCGGAAGACGACCTGCTGTGA